From Pseudomonas vanderleydeniana, the proteins below share one genomic window:
- a CDS encoding molybdopterin oxidoreductase family protein, producing the protein MTKTLHHRACHLCEAICGLTIETTTTEDQVLITSIKGDVQDTFSRGHICPKAVALQDIQYDPDRLRQPMLRVGEQWQPIGWEEAFTLVAERLAAIQQRHGANAVATYQGNPSVHNYGLMTHSNYFLGLLKTRNRFSATSVDQLPQHLSSYLMYGHGLLLPIPDIDHTDFMLILGGNPLASNGSIMTVPDVEKRLKAIQARGGKLVVVDPRRSETAAMADQHLFVRPGGDAALLFGLLNTLFEEGLTRDSHLPVDGLDAVRAAVAPFTAQAMSPLCAIPAEQIRQLARDFAAADKAVCYGRMGVSTQAFGTLCHWLVQLLNLVTGNLDRVGGALCTEPALDLVASTGGGHFNRWQSRVSGLPEYGGELPVAALAEEMLSPGEGQVRALVTVAGNPVLSTPNGRQLEQALAGLEFMVSIDLYINETTRYADLILPSTSALENDHYDTTFNMFAVRNVTRFNRAILSKPEGALHDWEIFVGLAKAFATHTGKELKPTMPPAQMIDLGLRLGRYGDTSEHKLSVQRLGEHPHGVDLGALGPNLGQRLKTPGQRIQAAPPEILADLERFAAQPLPQADELLMIGRRHVRSNNSWMHNYHRLVKGKPRHQLLMHPDDLASRGLGDGQRVRVSSRVGAIEVEVVASLEMMPGVVSLPHGWGHARPGVQMVIASGQPGSSANDLTDERQVDRVSGNAALNGVPVRVVAA; encoded by the coding sequence ATGACCAAGACTCTTCACCACCGTGCCTGCCATCTGTGCGAGGCCATTTGTGGCCTGACCATCGAAACCACCACCACTGAAGACCAGGTACTGATCACCTCGATCAAGGGGGATGTCCAGGACACGTTCAGTCGCGGGCATATCTGCCCCAAGGCCGTCGCCCTGCAGGACATCCAGTACGACCCCGATCGCCTGCGCCAGCCCATGCTGCGGGTCGGCGAACAATGGCAGCCGATTGGCTGGGAGGAGGCCTTCACCCTGGTGGCCGAGCGCCTGGCGGCCATCCAGCAGCGACACGGGGCGAATGCCGTGGCGACCTACCAGGGCAACCCCAGTGTGCATAACTATGGGTTGATGACCCACAGCAACTATTTCCTCGGGCTGCTGAAGACTCGCAACCGCTTCTCCGCGACGTCGGTCGACCAGTTGCCACAGCATCTGAGCAGCTACCTGATGTACGGCCACGGGTTGCTGTTGCCGATTCCCGATATCGATCACACCGACTTCATGCTGATCCTGGGCGGCAACCCCCTGGCCTCCAATGGCAGCATCATGACCGTGCCCGACGTGGAGAAACGCCTGAAGGCGATCCAGGCGCGTGGCGGCAAGCTGGTGGTGGTCGACCCAAGGCGCAGCGAAACCGCGGCGATGGCCGACCAGCACCTGTTCGTGCGCCCGGGCGGCGATGCGGCCTTGCTGTTCGGCCTGCTCAACACACTGTTCGAGGAGGGCCTGACCCGGGACAGTCATCTGCCGGTGGACGGGCTGGATGCGGTTCGGGCGGCCGTGGCGCCGTTCACCGCGCAGGCCATGAGCCCGTTGTGCGCCATTCCGGCCGAGCAGATCCGTCAGCTGGCGCGGGATTTCGCGGCGGCGGACAAGGCGGTCTGCTACGGGCGGATGGGCGTGTCCACCCAGGCGTTCGGCACCCTCTGTCACTGGTTGGTGCAATTGCTCAACCTGGTGACCGGTAATCTGGACCGCGTGGGTGGTGCGTTGTGCACCGAGCCGGCGCTGGACCTGGTGGCGTCCACCGGCGGCGGGCACTTCAACCGGTGGCAGAGCCGGGTTTCCGGCTTGCCGGAATACGGGGGGGAGTTGCCGGTCGCCGCGTTGGCCGAGGAAATGCTCAGTCCCGGCGAGGGGCAGGTGCGGGCCCTGGTGACGGTGGCCGGCAACCCGGTGCTGTCGACGCCCAATGGCCGGCAACTGGAGCAGGCGCTCGCCGGGTTGGAGTTCATGGTCAGCATCGACCTGTATATCAACGAAACCACCCGTTATGCCGACCTGATCCTGCCATCGACCTCGGCGCTGGAGAACGATCACTACGACACCACCTTCAACATGTTCGCCGTGCGCAATGTCACGCGTTTCAATCGGGCCATCCTGTCCAAGCCCGAGGGCGCCCTGCACGACTGGGAGATTTTCGTCGGTCTGGCCAAGGCCTTTGCCACCCATACCGGCAAGGAACTGAAACCGACGATGCCGCCAGCGCAGATGATCGACCTGGGGCTGCGCCTGGGTCGTTACGGCGATACCTCGGAGCACAAGCTGTCGGTGCAGCGGCTCGGCGAACATCCCCACGGCGTCGACCTCGGCGCGCTCGGGCCCAATCTCGGCCAGCGCCTGAAGACGCCTGGCCAGCGTATCCAGGCCGCGCCACCAGAGATTCTGGCCGACCTTGAGCGCTTCGCCGCGCAACCATTGCCGCAGGCGGATGAGCTGTTGATGATCGGGCGCCGGCATGTGCGCAGCAACAACTCCTGGATGCACAACTATCATCGCCTGGTGAAGGGCAAGCCGCGCCACCAGTTGTTGATGCACCCGGACGACCTGGCCAGCCGCGGGCTTGGTGACGGGCAACGGGTACGGGTCAGTTCGCGGGTCGGTGCGATCGAGGTCGAGGTCGTCGCCAGTCTCGAGATGATGCCGGGCGTGGTGAGCCTGCCCCATGGCTGGGGGCATGCGCGGCCGGGCGTGCAGATGGTGATCGCCAGTGGCCAGCCGGGCTCCAGTGCCAATGACCTGACCGATGAGCGGCAGGTGGATCGGGTATCGGGTAACGCGGCGTTGAATGGCGTGCCGGTGCGGGTGGTCGCGGCTTGA
- the argF gene encoding ornithine carbamoyltransferase produces the protein MSARNFLSLMDCTPAELAGLIRRGIELKDLRDRSVLFEPLKGRVLGMVFEKSSTRTRVSFEAGMIQLGGQAIFLSPRDTQLGRGEPIGDSAIVLSSMLDVVMLRTFKHSTLTEFAAKSRVPVINGLSDELHPCQLLADMQTFLEHRGSIQGKTVTWIGDGNNMCNSYIEAAIQFDFQLRISCPEGYDPSPALLAQAGERVRLVRDPREAVRGAHLVSTDVWTSMGQEEETAKRLELFAPLQVTRELLDLAAPDVLFMHCLPAHRGEEISLDLLDDSRSVAWDQAENRLHAQKALLEFLVKPAYRPA, from the coding sequence ATGAGCGCTAGGAACTTTCTCTCCCTGATGGATTGCACGCCCGCTGAACTGGCTGGGCTGATTCGTCGAGGCATCGAGCTGAAGGACCTGCGTGATCGAAGCGTCTTGTTCGAACCGCTCAAGGGCCGGGTCCTCGGCATGGTCTTCGAGAAATCCTCGACGCGTACCCGTGTCTCGTTCGAGGCCGGCATGATCCAGCTGGGCGGCCAGGCGATCTTCCTGTCGCCACGCGACACCCAGCTGGGCCGTGGCGAGCCCATCGGCGACAGCGCCATCGTGCTCTCGAGCATGCTCGACGTGGTCATGCTGCGCACGTTCAAGCACAGCACCCTGACCGAGTTCGCCGCCAAGTCACGCGTGCCGGTAATCAACGGCCTGTCCGATGAACTGCACCCCTGCCAGTTGCTCGCCGACATGCAGACGTTCCTCGAACACCGCGGCTCGATCCAGGGCAAGACCGTGACCTGGATCGGCGATGGCAACAACATGTGCAACAGCTACATCGAGGCGGCCATCCAGTTCGACTTCCAACTGCGCATCAGCTGCCCCGAAGGCTACGACCCAAGCCCGGCGCTGCTGGCCCAGGCAGGCGAACGGGTCCGCCTGGTTCGCGACCCACGCGAAGCGGTGCGCGGCGCACACCTGGTCAGTACCGACGTCTGGACCTCCATGGGCCAGGAAGAGGAAACCGCCAAGCGCCTGGAGCTGTTCGCGCCACTGCAGGTCACCCGTGAACTGCTCGACCTGGCCGCCCCGGACGTACTGTTCATGCATTGCCTGCCTGCCCACCGCGGCGAGGAAATCAGCCTCGACCTGCTCGACGACTCGCGTTCGGTCGCCTGGGACCAGGCCGAAAACCGCCTGCATGCGCAAAAGGCCCTGCTGGAGTTCCTGGTCAAGCCAGCGTACCGCCCGGCATGA
- a CDS encoding ABC transporter ATP-binding protein, with amino-acid sequence MSHSLLLNLHDLACGYQDQRVVQHLNLHLNAGDIGCLLGPSGCGKTTTLRAIAGFEPVHAGEIQLAGEVISRAGFTLAPEKRRIGMVFQDYALFPHLNVAQNIAFGIRKHPQLERITDELLELVNLKGLGQRYPHELSGGQQQRVALARALAPEPQLLLLDEPFSNLDGELRRKLSHEVRDILKLRGTSAILVTHDQEEAFAVSDHVGVFKEGRLEQWDTPYNLYHEPATPFVASFIGQGYFIRGQLQTPDSVQTELGVLRGNRAYAWPTGGAVDVLLRPDDIVPAPDSPLKARVTSKTFLGSSTLYRLQLPSGSQLESVFPSHADHRPGEEVGISVAAEHLVLFQA; translated from the coding sequence ATGAGCCATTCGCTGCTGCTGAACCTGCACGACCTGGCTTGTGGTTACCAGGACCAACGGGTCGTGCAGCACCTCAACCTGCACCTCAATGCCGGCGACATCGGCTGCCTGCTGGGTCCTTCGGGTTGTGGCAAGACCACCACGCTACGTGCCATCGCCGGTTTCGAGCCGGTCCATGCTGGCGAGATCCAACTCGCCGGCGAAGTCATCTCAAGGGCCGGTTTCACCCTGGCCCCGGAGAAACGCCGGATCGGCATGGTATTCCAGGACTACGCGCTGTTTCCGCACCTGAACGTCGCGCAGAACATCGCCTTCGGCATTCGCAAGCACCCGCAACTGGAACGGATCACCGACGAGTTGCTGGAGCTGGTGAACCTCAAGGGCCTCGGCCAGCGTTATCCCCACGAACTCTCCGGCGGCCAGCAGCAACGCGTGGCACTGGCCAGGGCCCTGGCGCCGGAGCCGCAGTTGCTGCTGCTCGACGAGCCCTTCTCCAACCTCGATGGCGAATTGCGGCGCAAGCTCAGCCACGAGGTCCGCGACATTCTCAAGCTGCGTGGCACCAGCGCGATCCTGGTCACCCATGACCAGGAAGAAGCCTTCGCGGTCAGCGATCATGTCGGGGTCTTCAAGGAAGGTCGCCTGGAGCAGTGGGATACGCCCTATAATCTCTACCACGAGCCGGCGACCCCATTTGTCGCCAGCTTTATCGGGCAGGGCTATTTCATTCGTGGGCAGCTGCAGACACCCGACTCGGTGCAGACCGAGCTGGGCGTGTTGCGTGGCAACCGCGCCTATGCCTGGCCGACAGGCGGTGCGGTCGACGTGCTGCTGCGCCCGGACGATATCGTGCCGGCACCGGACAGCCCACTGAAGGCACGCGTCACCAGCAAGACTTTCCTCGGTTCCTCGACCCTCTACCGCCTGCAACTGCCAAGTGGCAGCCAGCTGGAATCGGTCTTCCCCAGCCATGCCGACCACCGGCCGGGCGAGGAAGTCGGGATTAGCGTGGCTGCCGAACACCTGGTGCTGTTCCAGGCTTAG
- a CDS encoding PhzF family phenazine biosynthesis protein, with translation MQLEFHQVDAFSERPFSGNPAMVYRLDAWLADELMQKIAAEHNLAETAFLVREGAAWHIRWFTPTTEVPLCGHATLASAFVLFEVYGEQQETLEFVCKSGALSVSREADRLWLDFPVRVPSGVGVTLEVERALGTPVVDVLGANELFVVLASEQAVRDCTPDWAAVARLPWPGVIVTAPGERHDFVSRYFAPAIGINEDPVTGSTHCALIPYWARRLGKTGLTAYQCSPRGGELFCRLEGDRVKIGGHATLVASGRLALG, from the coding sequence ATGCAGCTTGAATTTCACCAGGTCGATGCCTTCAGCGAACGGCCCTTCAGTGGCAACCCGGCGATGGTCTATCGGCTCGACGCCTGGCTGGCCGATGAGTTGATGCAGAAAATCGCCGCGGAGCACAATCTGGCGGAGACCGCTTTCCTGGTGCGCGAGGGCGCTGCCTGGCATATCCGCTGGTTCACCCCGACCACTGAAGTGCCCCTTTGCGGCCATGCGACCTTGGCCAGTGCCTTCGTGCTGTTCGAGGTCTACGGTGAACAGCAGGAGACGCTCGAGTTCGTCTGCAAGTCCGGTGCGCTGAGTGTCAGTCGCGAGGCTGATCGGTTGTGGCTGGATTTCCCGGTGCGGGTGCCGAGTGGAGTTGGCGTCACCCTCGAGGTCGAGCGGGCGCTGGGTACACCGGTGGTCGATGTGCTGGGCGCCAACGAGCTGTTCGTGGTGCTGGCCTCCGAGCAGGCGGTGCGTGACTGCACGCCCGATTGGGCGGCGGTGGCCAGGCTACCCTGGCCGGGAGTGATCGTCACCGCGCCGGGTGAACGGCATGATTTTGTCTCGCGTTATTTTGCCCCGGCCATCGGGATCAACGAAGATCCGGTCACCGGTTCGACCCATTGTGCGCTGATTCCCTACTGGGCCCGGCGCCTGGGCAAGACCGGCTTGACGGCCTACCAGTGTTCGCCGCGTGGCGGTGAGTTGTTCTGTCGACTGGAGGGCGATCGGGTGAAGATCGGCGGCCACGCCACCCTGGTAGCCAGCGGACGGCTGGCTCTGGGGTGA